The region GCCCTTGTGAATTTTTGTTGGCAGAAATCAACGGGCCGGCACAGTAAAGCCCCGCAAGGTCCACGCCCGCAGCGGGCTGGGTGATGGCGGCAATGACGGCCTCGCCCGGAAGCAGAGAGCCCTTAAAGGTGCTGTCGCTGACGCCGTTGTTTTTCAAAGGAACCTGATAGGGATCTTCGGGCAGCAACGCACATTCTTTGCGGGCTTCAGAAAGCCAGAAAGTCGCGCGGGACTTATCTTCCGCCTCATCACCCGTGATGGAAAAACTGAAAGAGGCGGTTCTGCCGTCTTTTTGCAGAAGCAGGCTCAATGTCTTTTGTTCAACTGTGGTGTTTTGCCGAACTTTGCTGCCATTAAAGCGAATGAATAAAGATTCTTCCGCGTGCAGATTGACGTTGGCTTCTTCGCCCGGCTGTAAGTTCGCCAGAATAAAGTCCGCCACGGTGTTGAATGATTTTTTTGTATTTTCAGTAAAATTCATGACCGACCTTCCTATGCACCAAACACTTCGACATTCGCAAACAGGCAATACGGAGTTGTGTGACCGACACGGATCACCTGATTAGGTTCCCCTTTGCCGCAGAAGGGAGAACCGTAGGTTTCGCGATTTTCGCTGACCGCTTTTAAACCATTCCAGAATTTCACAGTGGTGCCGCGATAGTTTGGATTCTTCAGTGTCTTCGTGATTTTTCCGTTTTCGATAAGCTTTGCATATTCGCAACCGAACTGGAATTTATTGCGGTAATCATCGATCGACCAGGATTTATTGGCCATCATAAACACGCCGCGCTCGACGGAGGCAATCATGTCTTGGAATTTGGAGGTCCCGGGTTCCAAGTTGATGTTGGCCATGCGATCAATGGGCGCACGATTCCACGATGCCGAACGGAAGTTGGCAACGCCAGGAAGATTCAAGCGGGCTTGGGATTCAAGTCCTCCCAAACCTCGTACCAGAACACCGTCTTGAATCAAAAATTCTTTAGTGGCTGGAAGACCTGAATCATCAAACGCGTAAGAAGCCATGGCATCAGCGACGGTCGGATCAAAAGTGACGTTCATCAGGGGCGAGCCGTACTGAAGTTTTCCGAAGTCCTCAGGCTTAACGAAGCTCCAACCGGCATAATTGCGTTCATCGCCCAGAATGCGGTCGTATTCCAGAGGGTGGCCGATGGATTCGTGCACTTGCAAGGTCATCTGATCCGGGGCTAACAACAGATCCAAAGTCTCATTCGGGCAGTTGTCAGCAAGAAGCAACTCTACGGATTCTTCAGCAATGCGTTTGCTGCGGTTCAAAATATCGGCACGATTGAAAACTTCCGCGCCAATTTGCAGACAACGAGCGAGGCCCCCACCATCGGAACGCGTCTGGGTTTCGCCGGCGCCTCCCGCTGTGGCCGAAAAGTCCGTACTGACGATGGAAAAGTTTTGTCTGACCTCAGCGCCAGAAGAAGTGACGGAATGAAAAGCTGTTTCGACAATCATCGCTCCGGCCGAGCGGCTCAAGATCTTATCAGACACCTTCATGGCGCAAGTGGCGTCGACCAGAACATCAGAGATCTCTTTTGCAGAAATAGAATCCATCGGACGAAGAATTGGCGAGGAATAACTTCCTTGAGTCGCAGGACGTTGCGCGGTGGTGAAATTGTGGACTTTTTGTGAGGCCCCAGATCGCGCCATCGCCACGGCTTTGCCTAGGGCTCTTTTGATCCCAGACTCGGTCAGATCACTCGTTCCGGAAAAGCCGAAGTGGCCATTGACTAAAACCTCGACCATCACACCTTGATCAAAGAAGACAGAATTGCCGTCGACTTTTTCATCGCGGACTCTGCGTTGTGTGGTTTTTTCAGTGACGTGACGTAAACTGACCCAGTCTGCGGCCGTTTTCACTTGGTTGAGGGTTCGTTGTAAATCGAGCATTTAGGGCCCCTTTCCTCAATGTAATTCAACAGTTCCAATAATGGATGCTATTAGAAAACTCAATCTCCAAAAGATCGATTGTTAAAAGTCGCACTGAGTAATACTTGGGGAGCTTCGACAAGACTCGGTGGCAAAAATACTTGGCAAGCCCTTTGCTTTATATCTTTGACAGGAGGAGCTGGTGTCATAAAGACCCAGCAGAAAATGAAGTTATGAGAATCGTTCTGGCACTTCTATCAACACTGATGATCGCGATGTTCACATACTTGGTTCCGGCTCAAGCCGCGGGTTCCATGACCCCCTCTTGCCTGATGGCGAGTGAAGGAATTTACCAGGGTCTTTGGGTGAAACACCGGATTTACGTCAATGAAGATGTGGTTTATGGTGCGAATGATATGAATTCAATCCTCACTCAACTGGAAAACTTGCGTAACGAGGGCCTTTGCCGCTAAAGTGGCAGGGCTTTGACACGAAAAGACTATCTCAACCTCATTTGGAATCCTTATCCCCCGATGCCTCCCGATGCGCAGGTCGCGGGCCGAATCTACAAGATCGAAAGGGATGGGGACCTTCTTAAGCTGACCCTGATTCGCGATAATAAAATTCACAAAATTGAATTTGCCTCGGCTCCTGCTTATTCCGAATTTTTAAGTGAAGGTGATGTTGTGGCGATTATTTCCGCAACGGAACTTGTGCTTTTGGCTCCGCAAAAAACGTCTTTGCCTTCGCGCTCTTACAACAAAAATCTTTTGCAGCAGTGGGCGTTGTATGTTCAGGGTTTGCGGGATTTTTTCACGCAGGAAGGATTTCTAGAGCTGAAAACGCCATCGTTGGTGCCCTGCCCAGGAACAGAACCCAGTCTGGATGTCTTTGCGACGTTGCTTCAGGTGGGCTCGCGCAAAGAAAAGCTTTATCTTCCGACAAGTCCCGAACTGCACCTAAAAAAAGCTTTGGCCTTGGGGGCAGAAAAAATCTTTGAAATCGCGACCTGTTATCGCAATGGCGAAATCACTGAACGCCATCAGCCGGAATTTCTGATGCTAGAGTGGTATCGCGCGTATGACACCTTGGCCGCGATAAAAAAAGACGTGGAAAACCTTGTGAGTTTTCTAGCGCAGCGAATGAATGTTCCCGGCCCGCGCAAGGTGCGCAGTTATAGTATTGCAGAGCTTTTCCAAACATACTGCGGATTCACTTTAAGGCCCGAGACGACCAAGGAAGAACTGCAAGCACTTGCGGAAAAAATCGGTGTCGATGTCAGAAGTGCGGAAAGTATTGATGACTACTTTTTCCTGATTTTTATGGAAAAAATAGAGTCGGTATTGCCTTCGGACGAGCTGATTTTTGTCGAAAAATATCCCCCTTATCAGGCGGCTCTGGCGCGTCTGACGGAAGACGGCTGGGGGGACCGCTTTGAGGTTTACTGGCAAGGGCTGGAATTGGCGAATGCGTTCCATGAACTGAACGATCCCGCGATTCAGCGTCTGCGTTCTGCAGAGGACCTGGAAAAGAAAAAGGATCTGCAGAAAGAAGTGATTTCTTTAGATGAGGAGTTCTTCCAGTGTCTAGAGGCGGGGATGCCTCCTTCCGGAGGAATTGCCTTAGGGGTGGAGCGCCTTTTCATGGCTTTACTGGGAGTGGGGAGCATTTCCGAAGTGAAAGTCTTTCCGCAGGCCTAGGGCCGTCCCGTTGCACCTTCCCAAAAGTGATGTTCTTTCGATGTTCTTGCGTTTTTCTGCTGCGGTCCCGGTAAAAATAACAGGGAATCAAAACCTGACTTTTCGTTTGGGATCTTATTCTATAAAACCTTGCCATCCGTAATACATACGCAAAGAGGTTTCGATGAAAAAGCTGATCGTCGCTTTACTAGTTCTATCCGCAGTTCCTGCTTTCGCTGGTAAAATGAAAGCCATCTGGGAAATGACGAACGAAAGTGTTTTGGCAGAGTTGGGTTTTGATGAAGGTATTGTTGCTATTGAAGGACATAAGTTCTTACAGATTCCTAATGCAGACTTAGCTGTACAGACTCAGGTTCGTGGCTATTACCGCACTCGCGGCGAAGTGCCTCTTTTCACATGTGTGACTTACTTTGCGAAGTTCCAGGATTTCTTTGAAGTGACTCACACGGAGTGCGAGAAAGCGAACTAATAGAATGAAAAAGGGGGCTTTTAAGCCCCTTTTTTTACGCCTTCTTTGGCCCGTTATTGATGTCTTCCTTCAGTTCTTTTCCGACTTTAAAGAAGGGAAGCTTCTTTT is a window of Bdellovibrio sp. ArHS DNA encoding:
- the epmA gene encoding EF-P lysine aminoacylase EpmA, with translation MTRKDYLNLIWNPYPPMPPDAQVAGRIYKIERDGDLLKLTLIRDNKIHKIEFASAPAYSEFLSEGDVVAIISATELVLLAPQKTSLPSRSYNKNLLQQWALYVQGLRDFFTQEGFLELKTPSLVPCPGTEPSLDVFATLLQVGSRKEKLYLPTSPELHLKKALALGAEKIFEIATCYRNGEITERHQPEFLMLEWYRAYDTLAAIKKDVENLVSFLAQRMNVPGPRKVRSYSIAELFQTYCGFTLRPETTKEELQALAEKIGVDVRSAESIDDYFFLIFMEKIESVLPSDELIFVEKYPPYQAALARLTEDGWGDRFEVYWQGLELANAFHELNDPAIQRLRSAEDLEKKKDLQKEVISLDEEFFQCLEAGMPPSGGIALGVERLFMALLGVGSISEVKVFPQA
- a CDS encoding TldD/PmbA family protein, with the protein product MLDLQRTLNQVKTAADWVSLRHVTEKTTQRRVRDEKVDGNSVFFDQGVMVEVLVNGHFGFSGTSDLTESGIKRALGKAVAMARSGASQKVHNFTTAQRPATQGSYSSPILRPMDSISAKEISDVLVDATCAMKVSDKILSRSAGAMIVETAFHSVTSSGAEVRQNFSIVSTDFSATAGGAGETQTRSDGGGLARCLQIGAEVFNRADILNRSKRIAEESVELLLADNCPNETLDLLLAPDQMTLQVHESIGHPLEYDRILGDERNYAGWSFVKPEDFGKLQYGSPLMNVTFDPTVADAMASYAFDDSGLPATKEFLIQDGVLVRGLGGLESQARLNLPGVANFRSASWNRAPIDRMANINLEPGTSKFQDMIASVERGVFMMANKSWSIDDYRNKFQFGCEYAKLIENGKITKTLKNPNYRGTTVKFWNGLKAVSENRETYGSPFCGKGEPNQVIRVGHTTPYCLFANVEVFGA